Below is a window of bacterium DNA.
GATGATTCACTCCTTGTACTCGCACAAGGAAATATTTCTCCGTGAACTTATTTCAAATGCTTCCGATGCGATTGATAAAGTGCGCTACCTTTCCCTCACCGACAGCCAAATATCAGGTGGTGATGCCGATTGGAAAATCAAACTCAAAATTGACAAAGAAGCCGGCACACTGACCATTTCCGATAACGGTATCGGTATGACCGAAGAAGAAATAATCCGGTCTCTCGGCACGATCGCACATTCCGGCACGCGCGACTTCATCCAACGCCTTACGGAAAAACAGGTCAAAGATAACCCTGAATTGATCGGCCAATTTGGTGTCGGTTTTTATTCTTCATTTATGGTCGCTGATCGTGTGGTCGTCATTTCACGCAAAGCCGGAGAACCGCAGGATAAAGCTATTCGATGGGAATCCAAAGCGGATGGTGTGTTTACGGTGGAATCGTTTGAAAAAGCAACCCGCGGCACGGACGTGATTCTTTTTATGAACGAAGAGGGCAAAAAGTACCTGGAAGAGTGGGAAATACGCAGTGTCGTTCGTAAATATTCCGACTACATCGAACATCCGATTTGTATGGATGTCGAAAAAGATAAAAAAATTGAAGAAGAAACGCTCAATTCGCGTAAAGCCATTTGGCTCAAAGATAAAAGCGAAATCACCACGGAAGAATACAACGATTTTTACAAACACGTCTCGCATGATTTCGGTGAACCGCTGAAAACCATCCATTTTCGCGCCGAGGGTACATCGGAATTTTCAGCGCTGCTTTTTATTCCCAAAAAAGCGCCGTTTGATCTGTTTTATAAAGAATTCAAAATCGGTCCGATGCTGTATGTCAAACGCGTTCAGATCATGGATCATTGCGAACAGGCCATTCCTACGTATCTTCGTTTTGTCAAAGGCGTTGTCGAGTCATCGGATCTGCCGCTCAATGTCTCGCGTGAAATTCTGCAAGCCAACAAACAAATGGAAGTCATCAAGAAAAACATTGCCAAAAAAATTCTCGATGCCCTTTCCGATATGAAAACGCACGAGTTTGAAAAGTATGTGGAGTTTTACAACGAATTTAATCGTGCTCTCAAAGAGGGACTGTATTCCGATCATCAGCGCAAAGAATCCTTACGCGATCTCATGCTGTTCGAATCCACACGCACCGAAAAGGGTAAATATACCTCGCTCAAAACTTACGTGGATGGAATGAAATCCGATCAGGAATTTATCTACTACATGACCGGCGCTTCGCGTGAAGAGCTCGAACGCTCACCGTATTTGGAAGCGGTCAAAGATAAGGATTACGAAGTGCTCTTTTTGACCGATGAGATTGACGAATTTATCGTATCCGAACTCGAATACGGCGGTAAAAAACTCAAATCTTTGACCAAAGGCGACATCGAACTCGACAAGGATAAAAAAGAATCCAAAAAAGAAGCCGAAAAGAAATACGGTAAACTGATTGACCTGCTCAAAGATCAGTTGAAGGAAGAGATCAAAGATGTACGGGTTTCGGCACGACTCAAAGATTCAGCTTGCTGCCTTGTTGCCGACGAAGACGGCATGGACCAAAACATGGAACGAATCATGAAAGCCCTGGGTCAAAATGTTCCGTCCGGCAAACGTACGCTCGAAATCAATCCGGACCATCCTCTGATCGGGAAAATGCAGATGATGTTTGATACCGATAAAGATCAACCGTTGCTCAAAGACTATACGGCGATGTTGTATGATCAGGCGCTCGTACTGGAAGGCAGTAAACCCAAAGATCCGGTGCTTTTTGCCAAGCGTATCGCTGAAATAATGGTAAAAGCATAAAAAAGATTTGCAAAACAAAAATAGATCGGTTATAATTCTGCGCTATGAAAAAGAACAACAACATATGTTATTACCGTTTAAATGGGCTTACCCTTCGTCGTCATACACGTATGGATCAAGCCAATCTGATATATTGGAGCGCATGAGCCGATTTTAATTTTTTGAATATTTTTTCTAACCCCGGCTCCGTGAACAGCCGGGGTTTTTTATTATTAATGAGTAGGTTCTTGTTTCCCTTCGACTGGCGTTCGATCAAGCTTATGGCGTGACTCACACTGAGTTCTCAAGGCATGCGCGGGAACGACAATTCAGAATTTTGTGTTGTGTAGTGTCTCACCCGCGAACGCGGGTGTCCACAAGATAAGAATTGAACGAATTTTTTAAAAATGAAAATTTTCTACGTTTATATTCTCGCCAGCAAACGTAACGGCACGCTCTATACAGGGGTGACGAATAACCTAATACGACGCATTTATGAACATAAAAACGAAATTGTTCCCGGATTTACTTCACGGTATAAGGTTCATACGCTTGTGTATTTCGAACAATTTAATGACATACGCGAAGCCATTATCCGTGAAAAACGAATCAAAAAATGGCGAAGAGCATGGAAGATCGAATTAATTGAAAAAATGAACCCGACGTGGGAGGACTTATATCATGACGTTATATGATGGGTTCCCACTTTCGTGGGAACGACTGATTAGTGACCTGCGTATTGTCGTCCCACCCGAGCCCTTCCCGCGAAAGCGGGAAGGGTGTACACAAAAAGGAACAAGGGAATTCTCATCAATGCATCGCCCTCAACATCGGCTTCCCGCTGCCTAACCCCAACAATTTTTAATTTTTATAAAACGCTTGATTTTTCTCTCATTATTGAAACAATTAAGTAGCAACTTACGTAAAGGTCTTTTACTTTTCCATTATGGCCCCTTTTTTTGGTTCTTTTCTTATCTATTTAGATATATAACCTTATGGCCGGTGTTATTTGATGGCTGTTATTTTTGATTACTTAGTTTCACTCATCTGATTTTATTGAATTTATACAAAAATATTTCTTTAAAACACTCGGCCGTATATGTCTGAAATATGGCGACCGTGTAATTATGTTTTGTATCACCTTAAAAATTCTATAGAAATGTCATCACATCACATACGCTATTTTTAATGGAGTTTTCTGTTATGAAAAAAGTCGTGTTTTATTGGCTTGTTACCGTTTTGTGCTTGGCTTCATTTGCTACTGCGCAATACGACAGTTCATTATTCAGCGGCATGAAAGCCCGGAGTATCGGCCCTGCCGGCATGAGCGGGCGTATCGCTTCGATTGACGCCGTCAAATGCGATCCAAACATCATCTATGTCGGAGCCGCTACCGGCGGTGTCTGGAAATCCATTAACGGCGGCATTACGTGGAACTCTATTTTCGACGATCAATCCACCGGCTCCATTGGTTCGGTTGCGATTTTCCAAAAAAACCCCAATATCGTTTGGGTCGGTACCGGCGAATCCAATGTGCGCAATTCCGTAGGCGTCGGTCGCGGTATTTTCAAATCCATAGATGCCGGCAAAACATGGCAATTCTTCGGTCTTGAAAAAGCCGAAAAAATTGCACGCGTTATTCTACATCCTGAAAACGCCGATATCGCGTGGGTAGCCGCCATGGGAACCACCTGGGGCGAAAACAAAGAACGTGGCGTTTATAAAACAACCGACGGCGGTAAAACATGGAAACAAGTACTCTATGTGGACGAAAAAACCGGCGCCGCGGAACTGGTGATGGATCCCTCCAATCCCAATAAACTTTTGTGCGGTATGTGGGAACATCGCCGCTACCCATGGTATTTCAAATCGGGCGGTACAAGCAGCGGTTTGCATATATCTACAGATGGCGGTGACACATGGAAAAAACAAACCACCAAAGACGGTTTGCCTGAGGGCGAACTGGGTCGCATCGCATTATCTTTTTCGCGCAACAAAACGTCCATCGTGTACGCGCTTGTCGAAGCCTCCGAAAGCGTATTGCTCCGTTCCGATGATGGCGGCGACAAATGGCGAACCGTCAACAAAGAAAAAAATGTTCACCCCCGCCCGTTCTATTTCAGCACTATAGATGTTAACCCCGTCAACGAAAACATCGTTTACAGAACTCATACTACATTTGATGTGAGCGAAGACGGCGGCAAAAATTTTTCTCTTCTGACACCGTACCAAAACATTCACCCCGATTTTCATGCCTTGTGGATGCATCCCAATGGCGAAATGATGATCGCCGGAAATGACGGCGGTTTGGCCTTCACTTACGACCGCGGTAAAACATGGCGCTTTGTTCAAAACCTGCCCGTCGGCCAGTTTTATCATATCAGCTATGACATGGAATATCCCTATAATATCTACGGCGGATTGCAAGACAACGGCTCCTGGCGCGGTCCGAGTACCACATTCAAGCGGGATGCTATTTATAACGACGTCTGGGATATGGTTGCGTTCGGCGATGGATTTGATACGGAACCCGATCCCGAAAATGCCGATTTTGGATACGCGATGTCCCAAGGCGGCGCTTTGGTGTATTTCAATCACAAAACCGGTTTACAAAAATTCATTCGCCCGACGGAATCTGCCGTCAAACACCGGTATAACTGGAATGCCGGATTTGCACTGGACCCTTTTGATGCGAAAACCATTTATTATGGAAGCCAGTTTTTACACAAGAGTACGGATAAAGGCGATACATGGGAAATCATAAGCCCTGATCTCACTACCAACGATACGACGAAAATCAATCTTGGCAAAGAAACCGGCGGATTGACGCTCGATGTATCCGGCGCTGAAAATCATTGTACCATTCTCACCATCGCACCAAGTTCCGTCAAGCGCGGCGTGATCTGGGTCGGAACCGACGACGGTAATGTCCAAGTCACACAAGACGGCGGTAAAACATGGACACTGGTTTCAAAAAACAAATCCATCGCAGCACCCGCAGGAACATGGGTGCCTCATATTGAAGCGTCCAAATTTGATGCCGGCACGGCGTACGTCGTGTTTGACGATCATCGCCGGTCTAATTGGTCAACCTACGTCTATGGTACACGCGATTTCGGAAAAACATGGACTAATCTAGCGACCAAAGAAATTGACGGATTCGTTCACTGCTTCGAAGAAGATCCGGTAAACAAAGACCTTCTGTGGCTTGGCACCGAGTACGGACTTTACGTTTCTTTTAACAGCGGCAAAAACTGGATGAAGTGGCGCGCCGGTGTACCCACCGTGCCGGTCTATGATCTTGCAACTCATCCGCGCGAACATGATCTCATCATCGGTACGCACGGACGCGGTATCTATCTTCTCGATGATATTACACCGCTACGAAAGTTTGCTGAAAACTCCAAAAAGAACGCGCATCTGTACGAAGTCAATCCCGGCTATCAGTATAATTATTCGTTTTGGTCCGGGTCCAACGCTACCGGCCCGGGCAACGCCGCCTTCAAAGGTGAACAACGCCCGTACGGTTCCATCATTACGTATTTTGTGAATACATCCGATAGCATCAAGGCTTTAGAAGACACCCCCAAAGAACCGAAGATGAAAATCGAAATATTGGATAAAGATTCGGTTATACGTGTGATCAAAGGCGGCATGAAGCGCGGTATGAATCGTGTAGCTTGGGATTTGTCCCGCGGCGCTTTCAAAGGCATATCCTCCGTCGATAGTACCGATCTTGAAGCTTCCGGCATCTATGTATTGCCCGGTATGTATACCGTGCGCATGCGGTATAACGGTCAGGAATATAAACAATCCGTCGAAGTTAAGAACGATCCGCGATTTGTTATTTCCACCGATGGCCGCAAAGCCATGCAAACATGGGCCGAAAAGGCTGGTGAACTTCAAACCGCGGCCGCAACCGTTTATCAACAAATCACCGAATCCAAAAAATCCATAACCGCGATGCTGGCCGTCACAGGCAATCTGGATTCTGCCAAATCCAATCCGATCAAACGTCTCGCGGAGTCCGCACAGAAAAAAATGTCCGGCATTCAGGATAAAATTCAGTCGGAGCTGTCCAAACAAGGATTCAATGACAACTCGGATGAGTTATTACAACAGATCGGTGAACTGCAGTTTTATATCACGTCACACTACGAAGCCCCGACGCAACAGGCCAAAGTGAAATACGAACGCCTGCGGAAAATGCTCGAAGGATTGATCGAAGATCATAAAAAAATTCAGAATACCGATATCCCCGAATTGCAAAAATTGATCTCCAATGCCGGTGTGAATTATTTCAAACAACCGCAGGAAATAAAACTCAACAAATAAGATTTGATCTGTATGTAAAAAAGGGAAGGTTTGTGCCGCTAAGGACTCAAACCTTCCCTTTTCTGTTTTAGAATAGTTTTTTTTTGTGTATTATAGCGGTCATGAAAACAAAAGCGGCCTCAACAAAAAAAATAACCGTTCCCCTCGGCCAACGAAGCTATCCCATTACCATTTCCGATAAAATCAGTACGTCCTTCGTACCACAAAAAAAATCCGTAGAAAAAACCATCGTCATCACCAATGAAACACTCGCTTTTTTGTATCAAAAAAAATTGAGTCGTGTTTTTTCGGTCCGCTGGATAGTTATACCGGACGGTGAATCCCATAAAACATTTTCTACACTCGAACACATTGTCACGCAGTTGATTGATTTTCGAGCGGATCGCCAAACGCAGATTTTAGCTTTCGGAGGCGGTGTTATCGGCGATATCGCCGGATTGGCCGCCGCTACTTTTATGCGCGGCATTCCTTACGTACAAGTGCCTACATCGTTATTGGCTATGGTTGACAGCGCCGTCGGCGGCAAAGTCGCCGTCAATCATCCGCTGGGTAAAAACATGATCGGTGCATTTTACCAGCCCCGATCGGTTCACATCGCTACGGATTTTCTTAAAACACTTCCCGATCGTGAAATGCGTTGCGGCTTGGCTGAAATCATAAAGTACGGCATCGCGTTAGACGCTAAGTTTTTCGATTGGCTGGAAAATAATCAGGATTTGGTGCTGACACGCCAACCGGAAGCCGTTTCTTTTTGCATCCATCGCGCGTGCAGCATAAAAGCCGCCGTGGTGGCTTCCGACGAAAAAGACACCGGCCGACGAATGATTCTCAACTTCGGTCATACCTTTGCTCATGCGATCGAGCGTGTGTCCGGGTATGAACCGATCAAACACGGCGAAGCGGTTTTTTTGGGTATGGTGGCCGCATTGTGTATTTCGCTGCGATTAAAAAAATTATCCGGTGCGAATTTTGATCGTATGATGGGCGTCCTCTTACCGCACGTTGATGATATCTTCTCGCGTTCGGAAGTAAAAAAATCATGGTTGGCTCTGGATAAAAAAGACGTTCTAAACGCTTTATATCACGATAAAAAAGTTTCCCAAAACCAAATTCAGTGGATCATGAGCACCGCTGTAGGAAAAACTGAAATCGTATCCGGGATTCATAAAAAACATACCGAAGAAGCATTCGATTTTTTAAACTACATCATTCATGAAACCCTTGCATAAAATACCGCTGTTTCCGCTCGGCGTCGTTCTTTTTCCGGGTATGCCGTTGCCGCTACACATTTTTGAAGAGCGTTACAAAGCGATGATCGCCGAATGTTTGGAACAGCAATCGGTTTTCGGTGTGGTGTACTACACCGGAGAAAATTTTTATAAGATCGGTTGCACCGCCCGTATCCGCGACGTACTCAAACGTTTTGACGACGGACGCATGAATATCGTCACCGAAGGGTGCGACCGGTTTTCGATCCATCGCGTGACCAACGATAAACCTTACCTGCAAGGCGAAGTGGAGTACATTGACGACATCTCGGATAATATCGTCGAAGAAACCGAATTGTCACGGGCGGCGGCGCAAACATTTAAAGACGCTGTAAAATTGATCAATAAAGAAGATGTACCCGACCTCAATCTGCTGGATGCCAAACGTATCTCTTATATCATCGCCTCCAGCGCAGGATTTAGTTTAAACGAGCGCCAGGCTTTTTTGGAAATGAATTCTACCGCCGAGCGCCTTCGCAAAGCCACGTCCGCCTTGCGCCGGTTGATGGAGCGTCACAAAATGACCAGCGACATCGAAAGCATCATTTCCGGCAACGGTTATTTGCATAATTCTAAATTATAATACGTCCGGAGTCACCCGTGTCCGATCTTCACAATAACGGAAAAAAAATATTTCGCTCGCAGCAGGCCGGCATCGCGGCGCTTTTTGTAACCATAGCTACGCTCCTGAGCACGGTCCTCGGTCTTGTACGCGATAAAGTGATGGCGCATTATTTCGGCGCAAGTTTGGACACCGATTTGTATAACTACGGCACGCGTATCCCGGATGCTTTGCAGACCATATTGATTATGGGCGTTACGTCGTCGTCATTCATACCGATGTTTAGCGAATTTCTTGCCCAGAGAGGTCATGAAGCCGCCAATCGTCTGGCCAGCAGTTTTCTCAATATTACTTTGACCGTATTTATCGGCATCTGTTTACTCATCGGTATCGGTATGCCGGTGATATGCGATGTATGGCTTTCGCCGGATCTGCCTCCGGATCAAAAAAGCACCATCGTTCATATTTCCCGTATCTTTCTTGCATCGCAGATCGCTTTTGCATTAAGCAAAATCCTGAGCGGTATTTTACAAACCCACAAACATTTTACAGCGTACGGGTTGGCGCTTTTGGTTTACAATCCGGCCATCATTTTGGGTATGGTTCTTTTTCACGATACGATGGGTATTGATTCGGCGGCTTACGGTGCACTCCTCGGTTCGATATTTGTCGTTTTGGTGACGCTGCTGGATCTGCGCGGCACCGGATATCAATATAACTTTCAGTGGTTTTTCGACAAAGAAGGGGTTCGTCGTATTTTTATTTTGGCTATACCCAATTTTCTAAACATGGCGCTGCTTCAGTTTGTCATACTGGCGTATTCTAAAATTTCAATTCACATGCCGGATGGCAGTTTTAGTGCCTTTAATTACGCGCTCAATTTTGAAAGTTTTCCCGTAAGCGTTTTTGGAATTTCATTTGTTACGGCGATTTTTCCGTATTTGTCGGAAAACGCCAGTCAGCGCAATTTTCAAAATTTTAACTACAACATTCAAAATTCGCTCCGTCAGATATTATTTTTGACTTTGCCGTCGGGTATCGGCATGGCTATCCTAAGTTATCCCATCATCAGCCTGATATTGGGCGGCGGACGATTTGGTTCGGAAGCGATCGAGATGACCGCGTCCACATTATTTTTTTACGCATTAGTTGTTCCGCTGGAAAGTTTATGGTATCTTTTCGCACGTGCTTTTTATGCGATCAAAGATACGTGGAGTCCTTTTTGGTACCGGTTTATCGGTACGGTGATCAATCTCGGCATTAGTTATTCGTTAGCCCAATCCATGGGACCGTCGGCCTTTTCACTGGGGCTACTCGCGGCGTTTCTTATTCAGATTGTTCTTTTTACGTTTGGCCTCAAGCGGCGTGTTCCCGAAGTGGATATCCGAAGCGCGGCGGTTACCGGCGGCAAACTCCTCGCTTGCGCACTCGCACAGGGTGCGGTCGTCTGGATGCTCGTTCAGTGGTTACCGACGTTAAGTTTTATCCAGCAAAAAGCACAACGTATGCAAGACCTTATGGTGGTCGGTATCAGCATTTTCGCCGGTATGATCATTTATTTTACCCTGACGGCTGTTTTTAAGTGCGCTGACTTTTCCGTATTGCAAAGGGTGCTCAATCGAATTATGAAAAAAGAGAGTGCATAGATCATGAGCCATGTTTTGATCGTTGACGACGAAAAAAATATTCGTCGAACCGTAGAGATGATTTTACAAGATACCTACACCGTCTCGACGGCCGAAAGCGGGCGGGAGGCTTTTAATCTTCTAAAAGAACATACGATTGACCTCGTTTTTTTAGATCTATTAATGCCGGAGATGAATGGGATTGACGTGCTCAAAGAAATACGTACGATCAATCCGGATACGACGGTTGTCATGATGTCGGGTCACGGCACCATCGAAAACGCCGTGGAAGCCGTCAAACTCGGCGCATACGATTTTATCGAAAAACCGCTGACCAAAGAAAAACTCATCATCACAGCCAAAAATGCGCTCGAGCGCGTTTCGCTCAAAGAAGAAAACCGAATTCTGCGGCAGGAAGTAAATAAACGTTTTGAAATGGTCGGCGAAAGCCCGGGCATGAAAGAAATCAAAGCCACGATTTCCAAAATTTCCCCGACCAATGCCCGCGTATTGATTTTAGGCGAAAGCGGCACCGGTAAAGAATTGGTCGCCCGCGCCATCCATGATAACAGTCCGCGCAAATCCAAACCGTTTATCAAAGTCAACTGCGCTGCGATCCCCGAAGAACTTATTGAAAGTGAATTATTTGGCGCGGTCAAAGGCGCTTTCACCGGCGCCGTAGCCGATCGCGACGGCAAGTTTGTTTTGGCTGACAAGGGTTCTATTTTTTTGGATGAAATCGGCGACATGAGCCTCAAAGTGCAGGCCAAAGTGCTTCGTGCACTGCAGGAGGGCGAATTTGAAAAAGTCGGCGGCACCAAAACGATCAAAGTAGATGTACGCGTTATCGCGGCAACCAATAAGGACCTGAAAGAAGAAGTCAAAAAAGGAACGTTCCGCGAAGATCTTTATTTTCGTTTGAATGTCGTACCGATTTTGATGCCGCCTTTACGCCAAAGAAAAGCCGACGTCCCGTTTCTGATCCAACATTTTGTCAAACTTTGCGCCGCCGAAGGCGGACTTCCGGAAAAAACATTTTCGGATGAAGCGCTGCAAACATTATCGGATTACGGATGGCCGGGTAATATACGCGAACTGCGTAATGTCGTCGAACGCACACTGATCCTCAGCCTGACCGATATCGTGCAGCGGGAAGACCTCCCGCGTCAGATATTGGCCGCCGAAAGTACGACGGCCGTGGCGACCAACCTAAACTATGAAGACGGTAAAACGCTCAAAGACTTCAAAGAAGAAGCGGAAAAACAATACATCATACAAGTGTTGCAAAAAAATAACTGGAATGTATCGCGGGCGGCGGAGGAATTGGATGTAGAACGAACGAATCTACACAAAAAGCTGAAGCAGTATAATATCGAAATGGATAAATCGGCGAATTGATGGTGTTTTTCGTTATTTATAATAACGGTGCATCACAAAAAGCGTCGCACAAAAAAAGAAAAACACGGACACCAATAGTACCATAAGCAGCAAGTCTTGATTAGCAGAAGTCATATAACGCGATCCTTTGTGAGGGTAAATTACTTATACAAATATTCTAACCAAGCGGTCACACTATGAAAAAAATGTTTTTATTGATTACCGGGAGCATGCTCCTCTGGGCGGGCTGTACCTCCGCACCCCGTATGCGTTCGATACCGGAAGACGCTGTAATACCTGAAGTTAAAGTACTTATTGCCCGCTCCTCCCAATCCGTGAATATCTCTTCCAAAGAAGCTTTTGCCGTCAAAACGGATGACAATCAGGATGTCGGATTTATTTCAGCTGGTCAGAATGTGGAACTGCGTTTCAACGAAAACCGCGTGGAAATCTATGATGCGACCGGCAAATCGTTGGGTGCGTACGGTAATCTGATTTTTACGACCAAGTCGTCCTCGCAGCGCTACATCATCAATAACAAACAATACCGCGGCAGTTTATGGGTAACGACGCAAGAGGGTAAAATATTGGTCATCAACCGCCTCGATATGGAATCGTACCTGATGGGTGTCGTGCGCAATGAAATCGGAAATCTCGGAATGGATCAAATCGAAGCTTCCAAGGCGCAAGCCGTCGCGGCCAGAACCTATGCGATCAAAAATAAAGGCAAATACAAAATTTTTGATTTCCAGAGCGACATCAATGATCAGGTATATGACGGCGCAGGTACGGAAACCGAGGTAAGCAATCAGGCGGTGATCGAAACTCTCGGCGAAGTAGCGGAATATGACAGCAAGCCGATAGACGCCGTATTTTATTCGACAGCCGGAGGCGTCACTACGCGTTCGCACTGGGTATGGAGAAGCTCCGATCCGAAACCATATCTCAACAGCATCAGCACCAAAATCGGAGATAAAGCGCTGGACGAAGCTTCGCCGCATTATCGGTGGGAAGTGAAGTGGACCGGTGAAGAGATCGAAAAAATCATCAAAACCAATCTGCCCACGGTTTTAGCGGTCGTCTATCCCAATGAAGATTTTAGCAAATTAGCCACACAACGGCTTTACAATCTTGCCGTCGTTTCGCGCGACTCGTCACAGCGCGTGCAGGAATTCAAAATCGGCTTCACCAAAGACAGCTATACCGTCACGGGCGAGCAGGCACGTCGCATCATGCGCGGTGAAAAATACATGTTATACAGTTCGCTTTTCAGACTCGATGTGATGCGCCATGCCGACGGCACCATCCAGACGGTCAACTGCAAAGGCGCCGGATTTGGTCACGGTGTCGGTATGTGCCAATACAGTGCACGCGAAATGGCCAAAACCGGTTATTCGTACAAACAGATTCTCAAATTCTTTTATCGCGGCACCGATATTCGCAAGATGTATTGAGATGCTGTATCGCCTTAGCTCGGCGTGTATAGACGATTTTACAAACTTCCTGAACATGAATCCCGCCTTATTTCGGCGGGATTTACTTTTTTCAATCAATCACAAACTTGATTTAGGATATCTTCTCTCCGTGGAGGATCTGAAAAACGTCCCGCCTTCGGGCGGGACACACAACTTTGGTTTCCGCTTCCGTCTTCCGATTTCCCTACCCGCCGCCGATACATCTCGCACATACGTATGTAAGCGCGGGCGCGCGTCACGTCCTGAGCCTGTCGAAGGGCGGGATCAGTGCGCACGCGCGACATCTTGAAAGGATAGCTCTACTAAACCATAATCCACGATGTCGACTAAGAAAAAGCTACACGACGTGGCTCCGCCAAAGGCGGTGACATGTCAGCGTCCAGTAAGGTCAAGCAAAACTCTAATATGGCAGAATCAACGGTGCTGAAGGCATGAGCCTGCCCCGCGCACCAGACGCGGGGTATAGCGGAACTTAGGCGATTGGTCGGGATTCAGACTTGCCCTCGCAAAAGCGGCCTCGAGCGGTGGACGCCGGTTTTTATCTCCTCACTTGGGATCAACGCACAAAACACGAATGAATCACCAAACTGGATTATTTACTCTTAGCGAGCACGGCAGAACGTAGGGCTGAGAGAGTGCGAGCGGTCTGAGGCGGACAGAGCAAGCGACGAGGCAAGGGACGAGGAGTGAAGCCAGCGTGGGACGCATTACAACACAACTCCCCGCCGGCGGGTTCCCTTGCGAGCGGTAGCGAGCAGCTTGTCTGCGCAGACATTAAAAAAATCCCGCACTCGCACGAAGGGCGGCGCGGGCTCGAATAGAATTCTTATCTAAAATTCTACGTTACTGGGTTTCGTACCTGTATAAATCGTGCAGGAATTCTGTGTTATCATCATTCAACAATTCTCGCTGATAATCTGTCACAAAATAGAGCTCCAATGTGCCCTTCTCTTCTGTGTCCTCTATTGCAGCAACGCCATCAAGTACACAAAAAAAATCAAAAATACTACCATCTATGGCAAATTCAA
It encodes the following:
- a CDS encoding SpoIID/LytB domain-containing protein; the encoded protein is MKKMFLLITGSMLLWAGCTSAPRMRSIPEDAVIPEVKVLIARSSQSVNISSKEAFAVKTDDNQDVGFISAGQNVELRFNENRVEIYDATGKSLGAYGNLIFTTKSSSQRYIINNKQYRGSLWVTTQEGKILVINRLDMESYLMGVVRNEIGNLGMDQIEASKAQAVAARTYAIKNKGKYKIFDFQSDINDQVYDGAGTETEVSNQAVIETLGEVAEYDSKPIDAVFYSTAGGVTTRSHWVWRSSDPKPYLNSISTKIGDKALDEASPHYRWEVKWTGEEIEKIIKTNLPTVLAVVYPNEDFSKLATQRLYNLAVVSRDSSQRVQEFKIGFTKDSYTVTGEQARRIMRGEKYMLYSSLFRLDVMRHADGTIQTVNCKGAGFGHGVGMCQYSAREMAKTGYSYKQILKFFYRGTDIRKMY